From Nicotiana tabacum cultivar K326 chromosome 15, ASM71507v2, whole genome shotgun sequence, the proteins below share one genomic window:
- the LOC107825551 gene encoding F-box protein At5g03100, with translation MEMQSKIMERGDRDRLSDLPDAILLYILSMLPEGKEVVRTSVLSQRWRFLWKSVAVSLNFGVPDYPYDEKTKKKILAFVASINRELHYWRSCEKIKAFRVFPVKYKEYLVKDVDFWVHFATKVANVEEFTLKFCIINFPDYVYKFPQFAYKNTSLRNLVLGNCGLNPSGSVNWSSLVSLSIGHLKLTDCVMEKIILGCPKLESLELDNVLGIRRLVISSVKLRKLIILNDEINEYTQWHDENIPSLEIFAPYVQNLVLSGFLYDEIRLQQSNVASLVTAVLNLNVDFVEFEDEEEKLEKECRYLKEFLRSVSHVENVELGPWCIKWLSILKLKGWQSPPSSWKYLKLLAALEHLPGIYSILQSSSELETLVIDWANYETIDRLLSCTNEVQQSRSVETHNVNCSLLHLKTIKIINFHGPLSGNNLVLRLVKYLLKNATVLEKLVIVAKFEGSDVPRDYVKVEQEFLSFPRSSLHASVVFSSG, from the exons ACTCAGTGATTTGCCCGATGCAATTCTACTTTACATCCTCTCTATGTTGCCGGAGGGAAAAGAAGTTGTGAGGACCAGCGTATTATCTCAGAGATGGCGGTTTCTTTGGAAGTCCGTTGCAGTTTCACTCAATTTCGGCGTCCCCGATTACCCCTATGAtgaaaaaaccaaaaagaaaattcTTGCTTTCGTAGCTTCCATCAATAGAGAGCTTCATTATTGGAGGTCTTGCGAGAAAATCAAAGCATTTAGGGTTTTCCCCGTTAAATACAAAGAGTATCTTGTTAAAGATGTGGATTTTTGGGTACATTTTGCAACTAAGGTTGCTAATGTTGAAGAGTTTACACTTAAATTTTGCATTATCAATTTTCCAGATTACGTGTATAAGTTTCCTCAGTTTGCGTATAAGAATACGTCGTTAAGGAATTTGGTTTTGGGAAACTGCGGGTTAAACCCTTCTGGTAGTGTGAACTGGAGCAGTCTCGTTTCTCTTTCAATTGGGCACCTGAAATTGACGGACTGTGTCATGGAAAAAATAATATTAGGTTGCCCTAAATTGGAGAGCTTGGAACTGGATAATGTTTTGGGCATTCGTCGTTTGGTAATCAGTTCCGTGAAGCTGAGAAAGTTGATcatattaaatgatgaaattaatgaaTATACCCAGTGGCACGATGAAAATATCCCTTCACTCGAAATATTTGCCCCGTATGTTCAAAATTTGGTACTTTCGGGGTTCTTATACGATGAGATACGCTTGCAGCAGAGCAATGTGGCTTCACTTGTCACTGCAGTCCTTAATTTAAATGTTGATTTTGTTGAatttgaagatgaagaagagaaaTTGGAGAAGGAGTGTAGATATTTGAAGGAATTTCTTCGTAGCGTTTCCCATGTCGAGAATGTTGAATTGGGTCCCTGGTGCATCAAG TGGCTTTCCATACTGAAGCTGAAAGGGTGGCAATCTCCACCTTCAAGCTGGAAATACTTAAAACTTCTTGCAGCCTTGGAACACTTGCCTGGAATTTACAGCATTCTACAGAGTTCATCGGAGCTTGAGACGTTGGTCATTGACTGGGCCAATTACGAAACGATA GACCGGCTGCTAAGTTGCACAAATGAGGTTCAACAGAGCAGGAGTGTTGAGACACATAATGTTAACTGCTCATTGCTACACCTAAAGACCATCAAGATCATTAACTTTCATGGACCACTAAGTGGAAATAATCTTGTACTTCGATTGGTCAAATATTTGCTCAAGAATGCAACAGTGCTAGAAAAATTGGTCATTGTTGCCAAATTCGAAGGGAGTGATGTGCCTCGGGATTATGTTAAAGTGGAACAGGAGTTCCTAAGCTTTCCAAGATCATCTTTGCACGCTTCAGTTGTCTTTTCTTCTGGATGA